The genomic region TAGATGTCGACGAAGCCCAAAAGACCGTAAAGGAGCGTGAACCCGAGCAGGGAGCCGATTACCTGCGACAGGTCGATGCTCTTCGAAACCGCGTCGGAGGTCCTCATGAGGCCATAGACGATCCAGGGCTGTCTCCCCACCTCGGACACCACCCACCCAAGCTGGTTGGCTATATAGGGAAGCGGGATGCAGAAAACCATCAGGCGCAGGAACCAGGGGTACTTCTCCAGGAGGTTGTTGCGGTGGAAAAAGAGCGACACGGCGGCGAGGATGATGAAGAGGGTCCCTAGCCCGACCATGGCGCGGAAGCTGAGGAAGACCGGGAGCACCGGCGGGCGGTCCTCCTTGGGGAAGGAGTTCAGGCCGCGCACCTCGGCGTTCAGGTCATGATAGGCCAGAAGGCTCAGCATGCCGGGAACCGGTAAGGCTGAGACCAGGTTGCACTGGTTCTTCTCGTCGGGAAAGGCGATCAGGTGCATGGGGGCGTTGCGGCAGCTGTCCCAGATGGACTCCATGGCTGCGAACTTGGCGGGCTGGGTCTTGGCGACGTCGACCGCGTGGAAGTCGCCTACCACTGCCACCATAAGCGTCGAGACCAGCGCGAAGACCGCTGCCATGCCGAAGGATGCCTTGAAGAAGGGGCGGTTGCGCCCCCTGAGCAGATGCCATGCCGAGACCCCCATGACGAAGAAGGCCCCCACCGTGTAGCCGGAAACGATCTGGTGCCCGAATTTCAAAAGGCCGAACGGATTGGTGAGGAGCGCCATGAAGTCGACCATCTCCGCGCGCCCGTTTCGGAGCACATACCCCACCGGGTGCTGCATCCAGCCGTTGGCAAGGAGGATCCAGAGCCCCGAGAGGTTCGTCGCCAGGGCGACGATCCAGATGGAGGCTGCGTGCATCTTCTTTCCGACCTTGTTCCAGCCGAAGGCCCATACGCCGATGAACACCGATTCGAGGAAGAAGGC from Citrifermentans bremense harbors:
- a CDS encoding cytochrome ubiquinol oxidase subunit I, whose protein sequence is MDVLTLSRLQFAITSMFHFIFVPLTLGLSILVAAMETRYVISGNEMYMRMAKFWGKLFLINFALGVVTGITLEFQFGMNWAEYSRYVGDIFGAPLAIEATVAFFLESVFIGVWAFGWNKVGKKMHAASIWIVALATNLSGLWILLANGWMQHPVGYVLRNGRAEMVDFMALLTNPFGLLKFGHQIVSGYTVGAFFVMGVSAWHLLRGRNRPFFKASFGMAAVFALVSTLMVAVVGDFHAVDVAKTQPAKFAAMESIWDSCRNAPMHLIAFPDEKNQCNLVSALPVPGMLSLLAYHDLNAEVRGLNSFPKEDRPPVLPVFLSFRAMVGLGTLFIILAAVSLFFHRNNLLEKYPWFLRLMVFCIPLPYIANQLGWVVSEVGRQPWIVYGLMRTSDAVSKSIDLSQVIGSLLGFTLLYGLLGFVDIYLLAKFARKGPEETSTGATGAFGK